The proteins below come from a single Zestosphaera sp. genomic window:
- a CDS encoding UbiA family prenyltransferase has protein sequence MLISRGYNLSLWEVVTPLLSLYFLTAASFVFNDIFDLEVDKANNISRPLVTGELSLNTAWVLWVVLTISGISLLVFLVSLEPSLLLMASYALSLLYTVKIKKYGLPGNVVVSLLVSLSLVYGALSVNRSFPVSMSSIVFLVFLLNLAREVIQGIADAPGDSMKGVRSVSVRYGVRAAKILGGALIILKLASAPFIIQLGNAKFFNNQNMLYGYVLIAVGFTYVLYELWASEGVREIRRVLALINLLTIALIALIIASIAV, from the coding sequence ATGTTGATCTCTAGAGGGTATAACCTTAGTTTATGGGAGGTCGTAACCCCGCTTCTGTCCCTATACTTCTTGACTGCTGCTTCATTCGTGTTTAACGACATTTTTGACTTAGAAGTAGATAAAGCCAACAATATAAGCAGGCCTTTAGTCACAGGAGAGCTTAGTCTAAACACGGCGTGGGTCTTGTGGGTAGTTCTGACGATTTCAGGGATAAGTTTGCTAGTGTTTCTTGTAAGTCTTGAACCGTCTCTCTTACTTATGGCATCGTACGCTTTATCACTTTTATACACCGTAAAGATAAAAAAGTACGGTTTGCCCGGCAACGTCGTAGTATCTCTTTTAGTCTCACTATCACTAGTGTACGGGGCGTTAAGCGTTAACAGGAGCTTTCCAGTCTCTATGTCATCTATAGTTTTTCTCGTTTTTCTCTTGAACCTAGCTAGGGAAGTTATTCAGGGGATTGCTGACGCGCCGGGAGACTCAATGAAGGGGGTGAGGAGCGTGTCTGTGAGGTATGGTGTTAGAGCTGCTAAGATTCTCGGAGGAGCTTTGATCATATTAAAGCTAGCATCTGCTCCGTTCATAATTCAGCTCGGTAATGCAAAGTTTTTCAATAATCAAAACATGTTATATGGTTATGTGCTGATCGCGGTAGGTTTTACTTATGTTCTCTACGAGCTTTGGGCTTCTGAAGGCGTTAGAGAGATAAGGAGAGTCTTAGCTTTGATAAACTTGCTCACAATAGCCCTCATAGCGTTAATTATAGCCTCGATTGCTGTGTGA